One genomic window of Candidatus Delongbacteria bacterium includes the following:
- a CDS encoding acyltransferase produces the protein MNSFYTQKELHSLGFKSIGDSVLISRNAKFYSPEKMVIGSHVRIDDYCILSGSIVLGSYIHISAYSVLYGSKGIEMEDYSGISARCTIYSATDDFSGDFLIGPMVDEQYTNVIGGKVVIKRFSQLGVGCVVFPNVIIEEGVAVGAMSLVNKSLLDWSIYAGVPVVKIKDRSKKLLNFLKNE, from the coding sequence ATGAATTCATTTTACACACAAAAAGAACTCCATTCTTTAGGTTTTAAGAGTATTGGAGACTCGGTTCTAATTAGCCGAAATGCTAAGTTCTATAGCCCTGAAAAGATGGTGATTGGTAGTCATGTGCGTATTGATGATTACTGTATTCTTTCTGGTTCAATTGTATTGGGCTCATATATTCATATATCAGCATATAGTGTTTTGTATGGTTCGAAAGGGATTGAAATGGAAGACTATTCCGGAATTTCAGCACGATGTACAATATATTCAGCTACAGATGATTTTTCAGGAGATTTTTTAATTGGGCCAATGGTAGATGAACAATATACAAATGTTATTGGCGGGAAAGTCGTGATTAAAAGATTTTCTCAATTGGGGGTTGGGTGTGTAGTATTCCCCAATGTAATAATTGAAGAAGGGGTTGCTGTTGGAGCAATGTCATTGGTGAATAAAAGTCTTTTGGATTGGTCAATATACGCAGGAGTACCGGTTGTTAAAATAAAAGATAGGAGTAAAAAGCTGCTTAATTTTCTTAAAAATGAATAA
- a CDS encoding glycosyltransferase translates to MITYNHEDYITKAISGVLIQETTYPYELIIGEDNSTDNTRINCIREQQANSNLIRLLLPSKNLGMSRNFYETMQSAQGKYIAFCEGDDYWTDPQKLQKQVDFLEANPDYSFCCHRFSTYNETSGKWDDDAPNNYRAKLFEGKEYIDINLKSQFKIWLTQPLTVVFRREALDFEFVQQYKYFRDVHLFYHLLKKGKGRTMNFVGAVYRQHGGGVYSQVSDEKKLYESTQIQKELHILNPDDAILKRVYLKVIEKYIVRFPMNKGVVDILKQEYVNTIAVFCPHLFLYLRIKQQQVKYVLKNLLK, encoded by the coding sequence ATGATTACCTATAATCATGAGGATTATATTACAAAGGCAATATCCGGAGTATTAATTCAAGAAACGACATATCCATATGAATTAATTATTGGAGAAGATAATAGTACAGATAATACACGAATTAATTGCATAAGAGAACAGCAAGCAAATTCTAATTTAATAAGATTGTTGTTGCCGAGTAAGAATTTGGGGATGTCTAGAAATTTTTATGAAACAATGCAATCTGCACAAGGTAAATATATAGCATTTTGCGAAGGTGATGATTATTGGACAGACCCACAAAAGCTACAAAAGCAAGTAGATTTTCTAGAGGCAAATCCCGATTATAGTTTTTGTTGTCATCGTTTTTCCACCTATAACGAAACAAGTGGAAAATGGGATGATGATGCTCCAAATAATTACAGGGCAAAACTTTTTGAGGGAAAGGAATATATTGATATTAATCTGAAAAGTCAATTTAAAATATGGTTGACTCAACCTTTGACAGTAGTCTTTAGACGCGAAGCCTTAGATTTTGAATTTGTGCAACAATATAAATATTTTAGAGATGTACATCTTTTTTATCATTTGCTGAAAAAAGGGAAAGGGCGTACAATGAATTTTGTGGGAGCAGTATACCGTCAGCATGGTGGCGGAGTTTATAGTCAAGTATCTGATGAAAAGAAATTGTATGAATCAACTCAGATACAGAAAGAATTGCATATTCTTAACCCTGATGATGCTATATTAAAAAGAGTGTATTTGAAAGTGATTGAGAAATACATTGTGCGATTTCCTATGAATAAAGGAGTTGTTGATATTTTAAAACAAGAATATGTGAATACCATTGCTGTGTTTTGTCCACATTTATTCTTATATTTAAGGATTAAACAACAGCAAGTTAAGTATGTTTTAAAGAATTTACTTAAGTAG